Genomic segment of Erythrobacter sp. BLCC-B19:
TCTGGAGCAGCTTGTAGGCGTCGGCCTCCTCCAGCGCGCGCACGGCAGCCCGCACAGCCGGGTCGATTTCGGGGATGGGGGCGATCCCTTCGAGCAGCACCTTGAGATACAGCCCCGTCCCCCCGACAAGGATCGGAACCGCGCCCTGTTCGTGGCAATCGGCAATCTCGGCCTTGGCGCGGGCGGCCCATGCAGCGGCTGAGCAGGCCTCGGCCCCGTCCCATGCGCCGAACAGGCGGTGTTCGATCCCCTCCATCTCCTCCTCGGTGGGCCGCGCGGAGAGGATTTGCAGATCGGCATAGACCTGCGCGCTATCGGCGTTGATGATGACGGCGCGCCGGCCATCGGCCTCTATGCGCTGCGCGAGCGCAATCGCCACGGCGCTCTTGCCGCTGGCGGTCGGCCCTGCAATGAGCGCGAGCGGATTTTCAGGAGTGACAGGTATGCTCATTGCGCGGCTGATAGCAGAGACTGAGGCACATGAAACGCGTCTCGATGCGCTGTCCGGCGCTTTGGTTGCAGCGGGCGCGGAGCTGGCATCTGCCGGTGTGCCGAAGAGCGATGACGGCGTTCTCGAACTGCGCTTTTCCAAGGGTGATCCTGTGGCGGTGCTCGGCGCGATCGACGCCGTCTATGCCCCCGCCGACATGCTGGTGGCGCGCGGGGCGATCACGGTGCCGCGTCTGTTCGTCTCGGACATGGATTCGACCATGATCGGGCAGGAATGCATCGACGAGCTGGCCGACTATGCCGGGATCAAGGCGCAGATCGCCGACATCACCGAACGCGCGATGCAGGGCGAGCTCGATTTCGAGGCGGCCCTGCGCGAGCGTGTGGCGCTGCTGGCGGGGCTGGGTGAGAGCGCGATTGCCGATTGTCTTGCCGAACGCATCACCGCCACGCCGGGTGCCAAGACGCTGGTGGCAACGCTCAATGCTCTGGGGGCACGCTCGGTGCTGGTGACG
This window contains:
- the serB gene encoding phosphoserine phosphatase SerB; the protein is MLIARLIAETEAHETRLDALSGALVAAGAELASAGVPKSDDGVLELRFSKGDPVAVLGAIDAVYAPADMLVARGAITVPRLFVSDMDSTMIGQECIDELADYAGIKAQIADITERAMQGELDFEAALRERVALLAGLGESAIADCLAERITATPGAKTLVATLNALGARSVLVTGGFHHFADPVAEMLGFHRVVGNRLAVEGGQLTGGLVGPITDSAVKAAVLHEELAGLGEGTRSLATGDGANDIPMIQAATYGFAYRAKPKARDAANGRVDAGDLTAVLRLLGIPREDWREG